From the Limosilactobacillus panis genome, one window contains:
- the dapF gene encoding diaminopimelate epimerase: MANLIKVHGSQNSFFILDQTKLKTVLTDDQLRKLAQHLTDHQTGLLGGADGLLVVNKPTRSGALAQMRVINADGSEASMCGNGLRTVARYLAERDQKKSFKVDTMNASLQVRREKDFAPNVPAFAVEISPVRFNKEALPFDNLGHDRLLGTPVPELAPQLTFSAIAIPNPHLISFVSQKVIEGPLLGELGPYLNGDNPYFSDGVNVNFAHILGPNRLFVRTYERGVGFTNACGTGMSATSLAFVLLHGDQGAFDEPITVYNPGGMVKTVVHYQERRYWVELVGNATFTHHIEVKETDLHQASVNAENCTITATGEQGAYEQFINCLPKFNLSQRN, from the coding sequence ATGGCAAACTTAATAAAAGTCCACGGATCACAAAATAGTTTCTTCATCTTGGACCAAACCAAATTAAAGACGGTATTAACTGATGATCAACTGCGTAAGCTTGCTCAGCACCTTACCGACCACCAAACGGGACTCCTTGGTGGGGCTGATGGCCTCTTGGTCGTTAATAAACCGACCCGGTCTGGTGCCCTTGCCCAAATGCGGGTAATCAACGCAGACGGTAGTGAAGCCTCAATGTGCGGTAATGGCCTCCGGACCGTTGCCCGTTACCTTGCAGAACGAGACCAAAAGAAGTCCTTTAAGGTGGACACCATGAACGCAAGTCTCCAGGTGCGCCGTGAAAAAGACTTCGCTCCAAATGTTCCGGCCTTCGCCGTGGAAATATCACCCGTTCGTTTTAACAAGGAAGCCCTCCCTTTTGACAATCTTGGTCACGATCGCCTTTTGGGAACCCCAGTACCGGAGCTTGCTCCGCAGCTGACTTTCTCCGCAATTGCGATTCCTAACCCTCACCTAATCTCGTTCGTGAGTCAGAAAGTAATTGAGGGCCCGCTTCTCGGTGAATTGGGGCCCTACTTAAACGGTGATAACCCCTACTTCAGCGATGGTGTGAACGTCAATTTTGCCCATATTCTAGGTCCAAACCGCCTCTTTGTTCGGACCTATGAACGAGGTGTCGGGTTCACCAATGCTTGCGGGACTGGGATGTCTGCCACTAGCTTAGCCTTTGTTCTTTTGCACGGTGATCAAGGAGCCTTTGATGAACCAATTACTGTTTATAATCCGGGCGGAATGGTCAAGACGGTTGTCCACTACCAGGAGCGTCGTTACTGGGTCGAACTGGTCGGTAACGCCACTTTCACCCACCATATCGAGGTTAAAGAAACAGACCTCCACCAGGCAAGTGTAAACGCGGAAAACTGTACGATTACAGCAACCGGCGAGCAAGGTGCTTATGAGCAGTTCATTAATTGCCTGCCAAAGTTTAATTTGAGTCAAAGAAACTAA